From a single Bacillus pseudomycoides DSM 12442 genomic region:
- a CDS encoding amino acid ABC transporter ATP-binding protein translates to MIQVQNLVKSFGSLDVLKGINLEVKEKEVVVLIGASGSGKSTLLRCLNFLEMYDEGEIHLQGKRINPKSTNLNKVRENVGMVFQHFNLFPHMTSLENIIEAPIHVKKMDKTKAKEIGTDLLQKVGLQDKANVTPHLLSGGQKQRVAIARALAMNPKIMLFDEPTSALDPELVGEVLQVMKELAGEGMTMVIVTHEMNFARDVADRVIFMDNGQIVEDAPPEQFFSAPSNERAKQFLRNIL, encoded by the coding sequence ATGATTCAAGTTCAAAATCTAGTAAAGTCATTTGGTTCATTAGACGTTTTAAAAGGGATCAATTTAGAAGTAAAAGAAAAAGAAGTTGTTGTTTTAATTGGCGCGAGCGGCTCAGGAAAAAGCACTTTACTTCGTTGTCTCAACTTTTTAGAAATGTACGATGAAGGGGAAATTCACTTACAAGGGAAACGAATTAATCCTAAAAGTACAAACTTAAACAAAGTCCGCGAAAATGTTGGAATGGTATTTCAACATTTTAACCTCTTTCCACATATGACCTCATTAGAAAACATCATAGAAGCACCTATTCATGTAAAAAAAATGGACAAAACAAAAGCGAAAGAAATTGGAACCGACCTATTACAAAAGGTTGGATTACAAGACAAAGCAAACGTGACACCTCACCTTTTATCTGGTGGACAAAAACAACGTGTTGCGATCGCACGCGCACTTGCAATGAATCCTAAAATCATGCTATTTGATGAACCTACATCTGCTCTTGATCCTGAACTTGTTGGAGAAGTACTCCAAGTTATGAAAGAGCTTGCTGGTGAAGGAATGACAATGGTAATCGTCACCCATGAAATGAACTTTGCACGGGATGTAGCAGATCGCGTCATTTTTATGGATAATGGACAAATTGTAGAGGATGCACCACCAGAACAATTTTTTTCAGCACCGTCAAATGAGAGAGCAAAACAGTTTTTACGAAACATTTTATAG
- a CDS encoding FAD-binding oxidoreductase, producing MKKTKLTGRIVTPEDPEYDVARINLNLSLPKLPCIIVFCQNTQDVCNALKWARERHIPFRVRSGRHNYENFSLVNRGLIIDVSEMNRIIVQQDSLTATIEAGADLGAVYKELWKYGVTLPAGTSASVGIVGLTLGGGIGMLSRLFGLTCDQLLEIDMVQAVGKKGARFIRASERENADLFWACCGGGGGNFGIVTSLTFRVHPIQNVSIFSLTWEWKNFITAFQAWQNWAPYIDERLTSSIELFSKQRNKIEVKGEFVGHPSELLDLLAPVLQAGTPSLFIEEVPYIQAVEFFNSGNIPEKFKRSGSYVYKAIPLKGIQVLKHFLSHAPNSSASVWHQSLVGAVEDIAPSETAYFHRKAIIAQEYLTSWKCDNEEQQNIRWIKDLRNAMAPYTLGDYVNWPDIDITDWQNTYYGTNFTRLRKVKTVYDPCNVFRFPQSIPPFHK from the coding sequence ATGAAAAAAACAAAATTAACAGGGCGCATTGTAACTCCAGAAGATCCTGAATATGATGTAGCTCGCATAAACTTAAATTTAAGTCTTCCAAAGCTCCCCTGCATAATTGTCTTCTGTCAAAATACTCAAGATGTATGCAATGCCTTGAAGTGGGCACGTGAACGTCATATACCATTTCGTGTACGAAGTGGTCGCCATAACTATGAAAACTTTTCCCTTGTGAATCGTGGACTTATTATTGATGTAAGTGAAATGAATCGAATTATAGTCCAGCAGGACAGCTTAACAGCAACCATTGAGGCTGGAGCAGACCTTGGTGCTGTTTATAAAGAGCTGTGGAAATATGGCGTCACATTACCAGCTGGCACCAGCGCCAGCGTTGGAATTGTTGGATTAACACTTGGTGGTGGCATTGGTATGTTATCACGCTTATTTGGATTAACTTGTGATCAACTATTAGAAATAGACATGGTGCAAGCAGTTGGTAAAAAAGGGGCAAGATTTATTCGTGCCAGCGAAAGAGAAAACGCTGATTTATTTTGGGCATGCTGCGGCGGTGGCGGTGGGAACTTCGGAATTGTTACATCTTTAACATTTCGTGTTCACCCCATTCAAAACGTCTCGATTTTTTCACTCACTTGGGAATGGAAAAACTTTATTACCGCATTTCAAGCTTGGCAAAACTGGGCACCTTATATAGATGAGCGTCTTACTTCATCTATTGAATTATTTTCTAAACAGAGAAATAAAATTGAAGTAAAAGGAGAATTTGTTGGTCATCCTTCGGAACTCCTCGATTTACTGGCACCTGTATTACAAGCTGGAACTCCTTCTCTGTTCATAGAAGAAGTTCCTTATATACAAGCAGTTGAATTCTTTAATAGTGGTAACATCCCAGAAAAATTCAAACGTTCTGGTTCTTATGTATATAAGGCAATTCCGCTTAAAGGGATTCAAGTTCTAAAGCATTTTCTTAGTCATGCTCCAAATTCTTCAGCGAGCGTTTGGCATCAATCACTCGTAGGAGCTGTAGAAGACATTGCTCCAAGTGAAACAGCTTATTTCCATCGAAAAGCAATTATTGCTCAAGAATACCTTACATCTTGGAAATGCGACAATGAGGAACAACAAAATATACGTTGGATTAAAGATTTACGAAATGCTATGGCACCTTATACATTAGGTGATTATGTCAATTGGCCTGATATTGATATTACAGATTGGCAAAACACTTACTATGGCACAAACTTTACAAGGTTACGTAAAGTAAAAACAGTATATGACCCTTGTAATGTTTTTCGATTCCCACAAAGCATCCCTCCCTTCCATAAATAA
- the argR gene encoding arginine repressor, with translation MKKEKRQRLIKQLIRECEIDTQEKLVELLEEHGVVVTQATISRDIRELNLIKVTSASGLTIYKIFSEDSLQTDMKLKKKIKEVVVKIDCVEQLTIIKTLPGNAHVIGVLLDSLDWKEKVGCICGNDTCLVISRSQSDRKVLEERLKLIM, from the coding sequence ATGAAAAAGGAGAAAAGACAACGGCTAATCAAACAATTGATAAGAGAGTGTGAAATAGATACACAAGAGAAATTAGTAGAATTGTTAGAAGAACATGGTGTAGTAGTTACACAAGCAACGATTTCACGAGATATTCGTGAATTAAATTTAATAAAGGTAACCTCTGCAAGTGGATTAACAATATATAAGATTTTTTCAGAAGACAGTTTACAAACGGATATGAAATTAAAGAAAAAAATAAAAGAAGTTGTTGTGAAAATTGATTGTGTAGAGCAATTAACAATTATTAAAACATTACCGGGAAATGCCCATGTTATTGGTGTATTATTGGATTCTTTAGATTGGAAAGAAAAAGTAGGATGTATATGTGGAAATGATACGTGCCTTGTGATTTCTCGATCACAATCGGATAGGAAGGTTCTAGAAGAAAGATTGAAATTGATTATGTAA
- the arcA gene encoding arginine deiminase: MKHPIHVTSEIGELQTVLLKRPGKEVENLTPDYLQQLLFDDIPYLPIIQKEHDYFAQTLRNRGVEVLYLEKLAAEALVDKKLREEFVDRILKEGQTDVNVAHQTLKEYLLSFSNEELIQKIMGGVRKNEIETSKKTHLYELMEDHYPFYLDPMPNLYFTRDPAASIGDGLTINKMREPARRRESLFMEYIIKHHPRFASHDVPVWLDRDYKFPIEGGDELILNEETIAIGVSARTSAKAIERLAKNLFSRQNKIKKVLAIEIPKCRAFMHLDTVFTMVDYDKFTIHPAIQGPKGNMNIYILEKGKDEETLKITHRTSLTEALKEVLGLSELVLIPCGGGDVIASAREQWNDGSNTLAIAPGVVVTYDRNYVSNALLREHGIEVIEVLSSELSRGRGGPRCMSMPIVRKDI, from the coding sequence ATGAAACATCCGATACATGTTACTTCAGAAATTGGGGAATTACAAACGGTTTTATTAAAACGTCCTGGTAAAGAAGTGGAAAATTTAACGCCAGATTATTTGCAACAATTATTATTTGACGATATCCCATATTTACCAATTATTCAAAAAGAACATGATTATTTTGCACAAACATTACGCAATCGGGGTGTTGAAGTTCTTTATTTAGAAAAACTAGCAGCTGAGGCGTTAGTTGATAAAAAACTTCGTGAAGAATTTGTTGATCGTATTTTAAAAGAAGGACAGACTGACGTAAATGTTGCACATCAAACTTTAAAAGAATATTTACTTTCCTTTTCAAATGAAGAATTGATTCAAAAAATTATGGGTGGCGTGCGGAAAAACGAAATTGAAACTAGTAAAAAAACGCATCTGTATGAATTAATGGAAGATCATTATCCATTTTATTTAGATCCAATGCCAAATTTATATTTTACTCGTGATCCAGCAGCTAGTATAGGTGACGGTTTAACAATTAACAAAATGAGAGAACCGGCACGGAGACGTGAATCATTGTTTATGGAATATATCATTAAACATCATCCACGATTTGCAAGTCATGATGTGCCAGTTTGGTTAGATCGTGATTATAAATTTCCGATTGAAGGTGGCGACGAACTGATTTTAAATGAGGAAACAATTGCAATTGGGGTATCTGCTCGTACTTCAGCTAAAGCAATTGAGCGTTTAGCTAAAAACTTATTTAGTCGCCAAAATAAAATTAAAAAAGTGCTAGCAATAGAAATTCCAAAATGTCGTGCTTTTATGCACTTAGATACAGTGTTTACAATGGTCGATTATGACAAATTTACAATTCACCCAGCTATTCAAGGACCAAAAGGAAATATGAATATATATATATTAGAAAAAGGAAAGGATGAAGAAACTCTTAAAATTACCCATCGTACATCTTTAACTGAAGCTTTAAAAGAAGTATTAGGTTTAAGTGAATTAGTACTTATCCCTTGCGGAGGAGGAGATGTGATCGCTTCTGCTCGTGAACAATGGAACGATGGATCTAATACATTGGCGATTGCGCCAGGAGTAGTTGTTACATATGATCGCAACTATGTATCTAATGCTTTATTACGTGAGCATGGTATAGAAGTTATTGAAGTACTCAGCTCGGAATTATCTCGCGGTCGTGGGGGTCCACGTTGCATGAGTATGCCGATTGTTCGAAAAGATATTTAG
- the argF gene encoding ornithine carbamoyltransferase has protein sequence MLMTKPNLKGRSFLAEKDFTEEELLYFLDLAAELKEKKKNGIPHRYLEGKNVALLFEKTSTRTRCAFTVACTDLGANPEYLGKGDIQLGKKESVEDTAKVLGRMFDGIEFRGFDHATVESLANNSGVPVWNGLTDMWHPTQTLADLLTIKEHVGRLKDVKLVYVGDGRNNVANSLLVGGAIVGMEVRICTPESLWPAQEVIDLAKKYNDRVMVTSNVQEAVADADVIYTDVWVSMGEEDKFAERIELLTPYQVNMQMIKATGNENVMFLHCLPAFHDVETMYGEEIYEKYGIKEMEVSDEVFRSKHSKVFDQAENRMHTIKAVMAATLGNME, from the coding sequence ATGTTGATGACTAAACCAAACTTAAAAGGAAGAAGTTTTCTTGCTGAAAAAGATTTTACGGAAGAAGAATTATTATACTTTCTAGATTTAGCAGCAGAATTAAAAGAGAAAAAGAAAAATGGTATTCCGCATCGTTATTTAGAAGGTAAAAATGTTGCACTCTTATTCGAAAAAACTTCAACTCGTACACGGTGTGCATTTACCGTAGCTTGTACAGATTTAGGTGCCAACCCTGAATACTTAGGTAAAGGTGATATTCAGCTCGGAAAAAAAGAATCTGTTGAAGATACAGCAAAAGTTTTAGGGCGTATGTTTGATGGGATTGAATTCCGTGGTTTCGATCATGCGACAGTAGAATCTTTAGCAAACAATTCTGGTGTGCCAGTATGGAATGGCTTAACAGATATGTGGCATCCAACACAAACACTTGCAGATTTATTAACAATAAAAGAACATGTGGGACGTTTAAAAGACGTTAAGCTCGTTTATGTTGGGGACGGGCGGAACAATGTAGCAAATAGCTTATTAGTCGGCGGTGCAATTGTTGGAATGGAAGTCCGTATTTGTACACCAGAATCATTATGGCCAGCACAAGAAGTTATTGATTTAGCAAAAAAATATAATGATCGAGTAATGGTAACAAGTAATGTTCAAGAGGCTGTTGCAGATGCGGATGTAATTTATACAGATGTATGGGTATCTATGGGGGAAGAAGATAAGTTTGCTGAACGAATTGAATTATTGACGCCTTATCAAGTAAATATGCAAATGATTAAAGCAACTGGAAATGAAAATGTGATGTTCTTACATTGTTTACCTGCATTTCATGATGTGGAAACAATGTACGGAGAAGAGATTTATGAAAAATATGGAATAAAAGAAATGGAAGTAAGTGACGAAGTCTTCCGTAGTAAGCATTCAAAAGTATTTGATCAAGCAGAAAATAGAATGCATACAATTAAAGCGGTTATGGCAGCTACTTTAGGAAATATGGAGTAA
- the arcD gene encoding arginine-ornithine antiporter: MGEEKKLGLFTLTALVVGSMIGGGAFNLASDMAKGAGAGAIIIGWVITGIGMIALGLSFQNLTVKRPDLDGGIFSYAKAGFGNFMGFNSAWGYWLSAWLGNVAYGTLLFSSLGYFFPVFEGGQNVASIIGASILLWCVHMLILRGVQSAALVNLVTTIAKLVPVFVFIVVGIFAFHIDIFLDGFWGQAGSFSWGAVGSQVKSTMLVTLWVFIGVEGAVVLSSRAKSRSDVGKATVIGLIGTLIIYILLTLLSLGLMQQADVANLKNPSMAYLFESVVGKWGAIFINLGLVISVLGAWLGWTLLASEIPYLAAKDGVFPKWFAKENKNKAPINSLWITNGLIQVFLLTFVVSDQAYNFAFSLASSAILIPYAFSAFYQFKHSLQSKEKDRTKNIIIGLVASIYGIWLVYAAGLDYLLLTMTLYAPGIFIFYNVQKQTNPKQIFTRVELASSVAIGALAFFAIYGLITGSITL; the protein is encoded by the coding sequence ATGGGTGAAGAAAAGAAACTAGGACTATTTACTTTAACAGCTCTTGTCGTTGGTTCCATGATAGGCGGTGGAGCATTTAACTTAGCAAGTGATATGGCAAAAGGCGCTGGTGCGGGAGCCATTATTATCGGATGGGTTATAACAGGGATTGGGATGATTGCTCTTGGATTATCATTTCAAAATTTAACTGTAAAAAGACCAGATTTAGATGGTGGTATTTTTAGTTATGCAAAAGCAGGATTTGGTAATTTTATGGGATTTAATAGTGCCTGGGGATATTGGCTATCTGCTTGGCTTGGTAATGTAGCTTACGGTACATTATTATTCTCTTCATTAGGTTATTTCTTCCCAGTTTTTGAAGGTGGACAAAATGTAGCTTCGATTATTGGAGCGAGTATATTGCTATGGTGTGTTCACATGCTAATTTTACGTGGGGTACAATCAGCAGCACTTGTAAATTTAGTAACAACAATTGCAAAATTAGTGCCTGTATTTGTCTTTATTGTTGTAGGAATTTTCGCCTTCCATATTGATATTTTCTTAGATGGTTTTTGGGGACAAGCTGGTTCCTTTTCTTGGGGAGCAGTAGGTAGTCAAGTTAAGAGCACAATGCTTGTAACTCTTTGGGTATTTATTGGTGTAGAAGGAGCTGTTGTCTTATCAAGTCGTGCGAAAAGCCGAAGCGATGTGGGGAAAGCAACAGTCATCGGATTAATTGGTACACTCATCATTTATATCCTACTTACATTACTATCTCTTGGTCTTATGCAACAAGCTGATGTTGCTAATTTGAAAAATCCATCTATGGCGTATTTATTTGAAAGCGTTGTCGGGAAATGGGGCGCTATTTTTATTAACTTAGGTTTAGTCATTTCTGTATTAGGTGCTTGGTTAGGATGGACGCTACTCGCATCTGAAATTCCGTATTTAGCTGCTAAAGACGGAGTGTTTCCAAAGTGGTTTGCGAAAGAAAACAAAAACAAAGCTCCTATAAATTCATTATGGATAACAAATGGTTTAATTCAAGTTTTCTTATTAACATTTGTTGTTTCAGATCAAGCATATAATTTTGCATTTTCTCTCGCGTCCTCTGCTATTTTAATTCCGTATGCTTTTTCAGCATTCTATCAATTTAAGCACAGTTTACAATCTAAAGAAAAAGATCGAACAAAAAATATAATCATTGGTTTGGTAGCAAGTATTTATGGAATTTGGTTAGTGTATGCAGCTGGCTTAGATTACTTATTACTAACAATGACATTATATGCACCTGGTATTTTCATCTTTTACAATGTTCAAAAGCAAACGAATCCAAAACAAATATTTACTCGTGTGGAACTGGCATCCTCTGTAGCTATTGGTGCCTTAGCATTTTTTGCGATTTACGGATTAATTACAGGGAGTATCACTTTATAA
- the arcC gene encoding carbamate kinase, with product MKRRKIVVALGGNAIQSGNATAEAQQEALERTAEQLVKIMENNVDIVIAHGNGPQVGNILLQQKAADTEKTPAMPLDTCGAMSQGMIGYWMENAIEKALKKRKIKKEVATVITRVVVDEKDEAFRNPTKPIGPFYTEEEARKLMEETKAVFKEDAGRGWRRVVPSPKPVSIHEHKVINSLVEGGNIVIAVGGGGIPVIESEEGLKGTEAVIDKDFAAQKLAELVDADTLVILTAVDYVYVHFNQPNQKRLEAVTVDELEGYIQEKQFAAGSMLPKIEAAISFANADPKRKTIITSLEKVYEALEEKAGTIISKQDVYACV from the coding sequence ATGAAACGAAGAAAAATCGTAGTTGCACTAGGGGGAAATGCTATACAATCTGGAAATGCCACTGCCGAGGCGCAGCAAGAAGCATTAGAAAGAACAGCAGAACAACTTGTTAAAATTATGGAAAATAACGTTGATATTGTTATTGCACATGGAAATGGCCCGCAAGTAGGTAATATTTTATTGCAACAAAAAGCAGCAGATACGGAAAAAACACCGGCAATGCCGTTAGATACTTGTGGTGCAATGAGCCAAGGGATGATCGGATATTGGATGGAAAATGCAATTGAGAAGGCTTTGAAAAAGCGTAAAATAAAAAAAGAAGTAGCCACGGTTATAACACGTGTTGTCGTGGATGAAAAGGATGAGGCATTCCGAAATCCAACAAAACCAATTGGGCCTTTCTATACAGAAGAAGAAGCAAGAAAGTTAATGGAAGAAACAAAAGCTGTATTTAAAGAGGATGCAGGAAGAGGATGGAGACGCGTTGTGCCGTCACCAAAGCCTGTGAGTATTCACGAGCATAAAGTAATCAATTCATTAGTTGAAGGTGGAAATATAGTCATTGCTGTTGGAGGTGGAGGAATCCCCGTTATTGAGTCTGAGGAAGGGTTAAAAGGTACTGAAGCTGTCATTGATAAGGACTTTGCAGCTCAAAAGTTAGCAGAACTAGTAGATGCTGATACACTTGTGATTTTAACGGCAGTTGATTATGTTTATGTGCATTTTAATCAGCCTAATCAAAAGAGATTAGAGGCTGTTACAGTCGATGAATTAGAAGGGTATATACAGGAGAAACAATTTGCAGCAGGTAGTATGCTTCCAAAAATTGAAGCTGCTATTAGTTTTGCAAATGCAGATCCAAAGCGAAAAACAATTATTACTTCATTAGAAAAAGTATATGAAGCATTAGAAGAAAAAGCTGGTACGATTATTTCTAAGCAGGACGTATATGCTTGTGTATAA
- a CDS encoding Crp/Fnr family transcriptional regulator: MNRRNVVKDLKQFELFSHVTDTKLKSLSEFVYWRTYKKGQFLFLEGDSRERIYFMLDGFVKLERVNQNGNLLYEDYVKRLSIFPYGGMFTDNAYNYTAEAMTDVDVYYIPTVIFEDMVKASRTQLMYVVQQLSSILKINENRVQNITIPNAQDRVIQTLNYLMNDLGEQDGEEIVIACPLTTIEISKISGTSRETVSGVLKQLKNDSIVTVLGKKITIHNPTYFEEISM; encoded by the coding sequence ATGAACAGACGGAACGTAGTTAAAGACTTGAAGCAGTTTGAATTATTTTCTCATGTAACAGATACAAAATTAAAAAGCCTATCAGAGTTTGTTTATTGGCGAACTTATAAGAAAGGTCAGTTTTTATTTTTAGAAGGTGATTCAAGAGAAAGAATTTATTTTATGCTAGATGGTTTTGTAAAGTTAGAGCGAGTAAATCAAAACGGGAATTTATTATATGAAGACTATGTAAAGCGACTTTCTATTTTTCCTTATGGTGGTATGTTTACAGACAATGCATATAATTATACAGCGGAGGCAATGACAGATGTGGATGTTTACTATATTCCTACAGTGATTTTTGAAGATATGGTAAAAGCAAGTCGGACACAGCTAATGTACGTTGTTCAGCAGTTATCCTCTATATTAAAAATTAACGAAAATCGGGTGCAAAATATTACAATCCCAAATGCACAAGATCGTGTTATCCAGACATTAAATTATTTAATGAATGATTTAGGAGAACAAGATGGTGAGGAAATTGTAATCGCATGTCCACTTACAACAATTGAAATTTCAAAGATATCTGGAACATCTCGAGAGACTGTTAGCGGTGTATTAAAACAATTGAAAAATGATAGTATTGTTACGGTTCTAGGTAAAAAAATTACTATACATAATCCAACGTACTTTGAGGAAATTTCGATGTGA
- a CDS encoding glycoside hydrolase family 13 protein, with translation MNKTWWKEAVAYQIYPRSFMDSNGDGIGDLQGIITKLDYLKDLGIDVIWICPMYKSPNDDNGYDISDYQDIMDEFGTMADFDELLDEVHKRGMKLIIDLVINHTSDEHPWFIESRSSKDNPKRDWYIWRDGKDGEEPNNWESIFSGSAWEYDEVTDQYFLHIFSRKQPDLNWENAQVREVLYDTVNWWLNKGIDGFRVDAISHIKKEEGLKDMPNPKGLKYVPSFDKHMNVNGIQPLLEELKENTFSKYDIMTVGEANGVKVEDADLWVGEENGKFNMVFQFEHLSLWDAEKKKELDVVELKKVLTKWQKGLENKGWNALYIENHDKPRIVSTWGDDKQYWRESATALGAMYFFMHGTPFIYQGQEIGMTNVQFRNIEDYDDVAIKNLYREKIAEGVSHQEMMEIIWASCRDNSRTPMQWNDEENAGFTTGKPWFGMNPNYKEINVQKQQVEASSIFNFYKKMIALKKEHDVFNYGTYDLILENDPQVYAYTRTLNDAKVVVISNISKENAVYNEDTFSLERKRLLLNNYEVAEHNKCTTITLKPYETRVYRIS, from the coding sequence ATGAATAAAACATGGTGGAAAGAAGCTGTCGCTTATCAAATTTATCCACGTAGCTTTATGGATTCCAATGGTGATGGTATTGGAGATTTACAAGGTATTATTACAAAACTTGATTATTTAAAGGATTTAGGTATCGATGTAATTTGGATTTGTCCAATGTATAAATCACCGAATGATGATAATGGTTATGATATTAGTGACTATCAAGACATTATGGATGAATTTGGTACAATGGCTGATTTTGATGAATTACTAGATGAAGTGCATAAACGTGGTATGAAGCTCATTATTGATTTAGTTATTAATCACACGAGTGATGAACATCCTTGGTTTATTGAATCGCGTTCGTCTAAAGATAATCCAAAACGTGATTGGTATATTTGGCGCGATGGTAAGGATGGAGAAGAGCCAAATAATTGGGAAAGTATCTTTAGCGGTTCTGCTTGGGAATATGATGAAGTAACAGATCAATATTTCTTACACATATTCTCACGTAAACAACCAGATTTAAACTGGGAGAATGCACAGGTCCGTGAAGTTTTATATGATACTGTAAACTGGTGGCTAAATAAAGGAATTGATGGTTTCCGTGTAGATGCAATCAGTCATATCAAAAAAGAAGAAGGCCTAAAAGACATGCCAAATCCAAAAGGATTAAAGTATGTGCCTTCTTTTGATAAACATATGAATGTAAATGGAATTCAACCACTTTTAGAAGAGTTGAAGGAGAATACATTTTCAAAATACGATATTATGACTGTTGGAGAAGCCAATGGTGTCAAAGTTGAAGATGCTGATCTGTGGGTTGGAGAAGAAAACGGTAAATTTAATATGGTATTTCAGTTTGAGCATTTAAGTTTATGGGATGCAGAAAAGAAAAAGGAACTTGATGTTGTGGAACTGAAAAAGGTGTTAACGAAGTGGCAAAAAGGTTTAGAAAATAAGGGATGGAATGCGTTGTATATTGAAAATCATGATAAACCACGGATTGTTTCTACGTGGGGAGATGATAAACAGTATTGGCGTGAAAGTGCAACAGCTTTAGGAGCAATGTACTTCTTTATGCACGGAACACCGTTTATTTATCAAGGACAAGAAATTGGTATGACAAATGTTCAATTCCGAAATATTGAAGATTATGATGACGTAGCAATTAAGAATTTATATCGCGAGAAAATTGCAGAAGGCGTATCACATCAAGAAATGATGGAAATTATTTGGGCATCTTGTCGTGATAATTCACGTACACCAATGCAATGGAATGATGAAGAAAACGCTGGTTTTACAACAGGGAAACCGTGGTTTGGAATGAATCCAAATTATAAAGAAATTAATGTTCAAAAGCAGCAAGTAGAGGCTAGTTCTATTTTTAATTTCTATAAAAAGATGATTGCACTAAAAAAAGAGCATGATGTATTTAATTATGGCACATATGATTTGATTTTAGAGAATGATCCGCAGGTTTATGCGTATACGCGTACGTTAAATGATGCAAAAGTTGTTGTGATTAGTAATATATCTAAAGAAAATGCTGTGTATAATGAGGATACATTCTCTTTAGAACGCAAACGTTTGCTTTTAAATAACTATGAAGTAGCGGAACATAATAAATGTACTACAATTACTTTAAAACCTTATGAAACAAGGGTTTATCGTATTTCTTAA